A region from the Leptospira neocaledonica genome encodes:
- a CDS encoding LIC10920 family plasminogen-binding lipoprotein, whose protein sequence is MAFSKPFISKLFPAFVGLIATVAVLVSCNTGDTNKVDLTVTGTDGSTFPIQGEIDKDKTSNCGSATPYSSSTSGTTTGTTSTGSTTNLFTINSRMYFTTGAFVTLKFVYDATQNQGTVDAQQGFSFSGLPALGISPVVANYGKIFWGGSGVPVDTGTSSTQALSYLTVTVDLVGNKVTTGSAGLALTQCYTTDFINCTSATSSSMCYTQDGLKCYNTNTASGPTVSIKGDINCTSNAIPSGSSTTSQ, encoded by the coding sequence ATGGCGTTCTCTAAACCGTTTATTTCCAAATTATTCCCTGCATTTGTCGGCCTAATCGCCACGGTCGCTGTGCTTGTGTCTTGTAATACTGGTGATACCAATAAAGTAGATCTTACTGTTACTGGAACCGATGGTTCCACCTTTCCTATCCAGGGAGAAATTGATAAGGACAAGACCTCTAACTGCGGGTCCGCAACTCCTTATTCTAGCTCCACCAGCGGAACCACTACAGGAACTACAAGCACAGGTTCCACTACGAATTTATTTACAATCAATTCCAGGATGTATTTTACCACAGGAGCATTCGTAACCTTGAAATTCGTTTACGATGCTACTCAGAACCAGGGAACTGTCGACGCTCAACAAGGATTTTCCTTCTCCGGTTTACCTGCCCTGGGGATTTCGCCTGTGGTAGCAAACTACGGAAAAATTTTCTGGGGAGGAAGTGGAGTACCTGTGGATACAGGAACTTCTAGCACCCAGGCCCTTTCCTACCTGACTGTTACTGTGGATTTGGTTGGAAACAAAGTAACGACAGGATCTGCAGGTCTTGCTTTGACCCAATGTTATACTACGGACTTCATCAATTGTACTTCTGCAACTTCTTCCAGTATGTGTTATACCCAAGACGGTTTAAAATGTTATAATACGAATACAGCCAGCGGTCCTACAGTTTCCATCAAAGGTGATATCAATTGTACAAGTAACGCAATTCCTTCCGGTTCTTCCACTACTAGCCAGTAA
- a CDS encoding LBF_2804 family protein has product MNVRAESYSDYKPGFLEKWGIKVLRNYVNEEKEEERTLGPSSDFFPKSTWLIWWASFLGLQIGFWTTYFIILVEKLFPESPEVFSPEFIEKWSYAGAALAIGTIVEFYLLYKLGLWAAYKLTKLSGIRLEEDPDLVTGNANLLSRMALEIPDPDLKLLGIDPLRLTDKRSLLIRTFFYKTKVLLSNLLAKIVLRKILARNSLRVYADYIAAPITAIWDGVVMYLILKELRIRLLSRIIAREVTDEILRNTDRLSKDTKVAFLAAVGNSVVFTQGFHPNLEYMLIKMHKGFGLNSPNGSLDDLDTFGSLVSQLSKEERKACLRLLCIACSFDGKLSSFETKHIKRILGEEAKENLDSIRILSEYIRKGNLEACRERSRLFS; this is encoded by the coding sequence ATGAATGTAAGGGCCGAGTCTTATTCAGATTATAAACCAGGTTTTTTGGAAAAATGGGGGATTAAAGTTCTCCGGAATTATGTCAATGAAGAGAAGGAAGAAGAAAGAACACTTGGCCCAAGCTCGGACTTCTTTCCCAAAAGTACTTGGCTCATCTGGTGGGCGTCCTTCTTAGGATTGCAGATCGGATTTTGGACTACTTATTTTATCATCTTGGTCGAGAAACTTTTTCCGGAATCTCCGGAAGTATTCTCTCCTGAGTTTATAGAAAAATGGAGTTATGCGGGAGCAGCCCTTGCCATTGGAACCATAGTAGAATTTTATCTACTCTATAAATTAGGTTTATGGGCCGCATACAAACTCACAAAACTTTCCGGCATCCGATTGGAAGAAGATCCTGATCTTGTCACTGGAAACGCAAATTTACTTTCCAGAATGGCTTTGGAAATTCCGGACCCTGATCTTAAACTATTAGGAATAGACCCACTTCGACTCACCGACAAAAGAAGTTTACTCATACGAACATTCTTTTATAAGACCAAGGTTTTACTTTCTAACCTTCTCGCAAAAATTGTATTACGAAAAATTTTAGCAAGAAACTCACTTCGAGTATATGCGGACTATATTGCTGCTCCTATCACAGCGATCTGGGACGGAGTGGTCATGTATTTGATCTTAAAAGAACTAAGGATAAGGTTACTTTCCAGGATCATTGCAAGAGAAGTTACCGACGAAATATTAAGGAATACGGATAGACTCAGCAAAGATACAAAGGTAGCGTTCTTGGCAGCAGTAGGAAATTCAGTAGTATTCACACAAGGATTTCATCCCAATTTGGAATACATGCTGATTAAAATGCATAAAGGATTCGGTCTAAATTCTCCGAACGGATCCTTGGATGATCTGGATACGTTCGGAAGTTTGGTCTCCCAATTATCCAAGGAAGAAAGAAAAGCCTGCCTACGCTTATTATGTATTGCATGTTCCTTCGACGGAAAACTTTCTTCTTTCGAAACGAAACATATCAAACGAATTTTGGGAGAAGAAGCTAAGGAAAATTTGGACTCTATTCGAATTCTTTCCGAGTACATCCGAAAAGGAAATTTAGAAGCTTGCAGAGAAAGGAGTCGCCTATTTTCCTAG